A DNA window from Setaria viridis chromosome 2, Setaria_viridis_v4.0, whole genome shotgun sequence contains the following coding sequences:
- the LOC117841937 gene encoding vacuolar iron transporter 2, with product MALNGGKTYVQDEEKQRLLLEEHTEKHFTAGEVVRDIIIGVSDGLTVPFALAAGLSGANASSALVLTAGLAEVAAGAISMGLGGYLAAKSEADHYNRELQREQDEIDTVPDVEAAEIADILSQYGLGPEEYGPVVTSLRNNPKAWLEFMMKFELGLEKPEPRRALVSAATIALSYVAGGLVPLLPYVFVPRAERAMAVSVAVTLAALLFFGFVKGRFTGDRPFLSAVQTTVVGALASAAAYAMARAVQSI from the exons ATGGCGCTCAACGGCGGGAAGACGTACGTGCAGGACGAGGAGAAGCAGCGGCTGCTCCTGGAGGAGCACACCGAGAAGCACTTCACCGCCGGAGAGGTCGTCCGGGACATCATCATCGGCGTCTCCGACGGCCTCACCGTGCCCTTCGCGCTCGCCGCGGGGCTCTCCGGCGCAAACGCCTCCTCAGCGCTCGTGCTCACCGCCGGGCTCGcggaggtcgccgccggcgccatctCCATGGGGCTCGGAGG GTACCTGGCGGCGAAGAGCGAGGCGGACCACTACAACCGCGAGCTGCAGCGCGAGCAGGACGAGATCGACACCGTCCCCGACGTCG AGGCTGCCGAGATCGCTGACATCCTGTCGCAGTACGGGCTGGGCCCCGAGGAGTACGGCCCCGTGGTGACCTCCCTCCGCAACAACCCCAAGGCGTGGCTGGAGTTCATGATGAAGTTCGAGCTCGGCCTCGAGAAGCCCGAGCCCCGGCGGGCGCTGGTGAGCGCCGCCACGATCGCGCTCTCCTACGTCGCCGGCGGGCTCGTGCCGCTGCTCCCCTACGTGTTCGTGCCGCGCGCCGAGCGCGCCATGGCCGTGTCCGTCGCCGTCACGCTCGCCGCCCTGCTCTTCTTCGGCTTCGTCAAGGGCCGCTTCACGGGCGACCGGCCGTTCCTCAGCGCCGTGCAGACCACCGTCGTCGGcgcgctcgcctccgccgccgcctacgcCATGGCCAGGGCCGTGCAGTCCATATGA